In Candidatus Rokuibacteriota bacterium, one genomic interval encodes:
- a CDS encoding RHS repeat protein: MAAQETKWAAQLGHDLGDLVTITDPLGRTTTRFTDSAGRLVSVTDPRGSQTRYAYDPLNRLTSLTDALGGVTQFGYDPNGNLLSVTDARGSVTGYTYDAMDRVATRTDPLLRTESYQYDLAGNLTQVTDRQGQVRTFSYDALHRRTSATYADASTTTYGYDAGNRLRTVTDSLAGTLTLTYATLDRLTQEVSPQGTVAYSYDAAGRRTSMSLPGLPAVTYGYDAADRLLQITKGSALVTFGYDAADRRTLLTLPNGVRAEYTYDVASQLTGLTYKQGAATLGALTYAYDPAGNRTQASGSWARTGLPDPVASASYNAANHQLALGGRAMTYDLAGNLLSLAEPTGTTAFTWDARNQLSAMTTPDGTASFLYDGLGRRRAKILNGTRTGYLYDGLTPVQELSGASVTATLLTGLGIDEYFTRTTGATTRTLLTDALGSTVALTDDTGALQAEYTYEPFGASTETGADGNPFQYTGREHDAGTGLYSYRARYYHPQLGRFISEDPLGFAGGGPNRYAYVRNNPLRFTDPLGLLNIIAGAGGSVVGASGAEASGGFFFNPGGGSQTLDAGLFGSAGIGTGVNVSGDVFAGFIFGGVDNISGVTANLNIGLGPFSLTLLYNNAGFGGLTLGAGPSALPVGGSATASVTGTCSFFTLIKSFSCTPPPPRSKSSQ; the protein is encoded by the coding sequence ATGGCGGCCCAGGAGACCAAGTGGGCGGCCCAGCTTGGCCATGACCTCGGGGACCTGGTCACGATCACGGACCCGCTGGGGCGGACGACGACGCGCTTCACCGACAGCGCCGGGCGGCTGGTCAGCGTCACCGACCCCCGGGGCAGCCAGACCCGCTACGCCTACGACCCCCTGAACCGGCTGACGAGCCTGACCGACGCCCTGGGCGGGGTGACCCAGTTCGGCTACGACCCGAACGGCAACCTCCTCTCGGTGACCGACGCCCGGGGGAGCGTCACCGGCTACACCTACGACGCGATGGACCGGGTGGCGACGCGGACGGACCCGCTCCTGCGCACGGAGAGCTACCAGTACGATCTCGCCGGGAACCTCACCCAGGTGACGGACCGGCAGGGGCAGGTCAGGACGTTCAGCTACGATGCCCTGCACCGCCGCACAAGCGCGACCTACGCCGACGCCTCGACGACCACCTACGGCTACGACGCGGGCAATCGCCTCCGCACCGTGACGGACTCGCTGGCCGGCACCCTCACCCTCACCTACGCCACCCTGGACCGCCTGACCCAGGAGGTCTCCCCCCAGGGGACGGTCGCCTACAGCTACGACGCCGCGGGGCGGCGGACCAGCATGAGCCTCCCGGGGCTGCCCGCGGTCACCTACGGTTACGATGCCGCGGACCGGCTGCTGCAGATCACGAAGGGGAGCGCTCTCGTCACCTTCGGCTACGACGCGGCAGATCGGCGGACGCTGCTGACCTTGCCCAACGGGGTGAGGGCGGAGTACACGTATGACGTGGCCTCCCAGCTCACGGGGCTGACGTACAAGCAGGGGGCGGCGACGCTCGGCGCCCTCACCTACGCCTACGACCCCGCCGGGAACCGCACCCAGGCGAGCGGGAGCTGGGCCCGGACGGGGTTGCCCGATCCCGTCGCCTCGGCCAGCTACAATGCGGCGAACCATCAGCTCGCCCTGGGCGGCCGGGCGATGACCTACGACCTGGCGGGGAACCTGCTGAGCCTGGCGGAGCCGACGGGCACGACGGCCTTCACCTGGGACGCCCGCAACCAGCTCTCGGCGATGACGACGCCGGACGGGACGGCCAGCTTCCTCTACGACGGCCTAGGCCGCCGGCGCGCCAAGATCCTCAACGGGACGCGGACGGGCTACCTCTACGACGGCCTGACCCCGGTGCAGGAGCTGTCGGGCGCCTCGGTGACGGCGACGCTCCTGACCGGCCTCGGGATCGACGAGTACTTCACGCGGACGACGGGCGCGACGACGCGCACGCTCCTGACCGACGCCCTGGGCTCGACTGTCGCCCTCACCGACGACACCGGGGCCCTTCAGGCCGAATACACGTACGAGCCCTTCGGCGCCAGCACGGAGACGGGTGCCGACGGCAATCCCTTCCAGTACACGGGGCGGGAGCACGACGCGGGCACGGGCCTCTACTCCTACCGGGCGCGCTACTACCACCCGCAACTCGGGCGGTTTATCAGCGAGGATCCGCTCGGCTTTGCCGGAGGTGGCCCGAACCGTTACGCCTACGTCCGAAATAATCCGTTGCGCTTCACTGACCCGCTCGGCCTCCTCAACATCATCGCGGGCGCTGGTGGGAGCGTGGTCGGCGCCAGTGGCGCCGAGGCGAGCGGCGGCTTCTTCTTCAACCCCGGCGGTGGGAGTCAGACGCTCGACGCCGGTCTCTTCGGGTCGGCCGGTATCGGCACTGGCGTCAACGTGAGCGGCGATGTGTTCGCCGGGTTCATCTTTGGCGGCGTGGACAACATCTCGGGGGTGACGGCCAATCTCAACATCGGCCTTGGTCCCTTCAGTCTCACTTTGCTCTACAACAATGCGGGATTCGGCGGGCTTACATTGGGCGCAGGCCCCAGCGCCCTGCCTGTGGGCGGCTCAGCGACCGCATCCGTCACAGGTACATGCTCGTTCTTCACGCTCATCAAGTCGTTTAGTTGCACGCCACCACCGCCGCGCAGCAAGAGCAGCCAGTGA
- a CDS encoding IS110 family transposase: protein MDVLYRVCCGLDVHKKTVAACLRSPGPKDRRAEEVRTFGTTTHELLRLADWLTMAGCTHVAMESTGVYWRPVYHILEGSIELLLVNAQHVKAVPGRKTDVRDCQWIAQLLEHGLLRASFVPPAPFRELRELTRSRRQLIQEHTREANRVQKVLETANIKLGDVAADVLGASGRAMLKALVAGERDTEKLAALARGRLRDKAAQLREALVGRVTDHHAFLLDALLSHIDFLEQQIELFDGRIEEQTRPYATALERLDTITGVARRSAEQILAELGDDMTRFPTAGHAASWAGICPGNHESAGKRKSGKTRKGDRWLRATLVECARGAVRAKKSYLAAQYHRLARRRGDKTAIVAVGHSILVAAWHILREGVPYRDLGGDHFGRLNREQLVRYHTRRLADLGVVVPPASAAIPA from the coding sequence ATGGACGTCCTTTATCGCGTCTGCTGCGGCCTCGACGTGCACAAGAAGACGGTAGCAGCCTGTCTGCGCTCTCCGGGGCCGAAGGACAGGCGCGCGGAGGAGGTGCGCACCTTCGGAACCACGACCCACGAGTTGCTGCGGCTGGCCGACTGGCTCACGATGGCCGGCTGCACGCACGTCGCGATGGAGAGCACCGGCGTGTACTGGCGACCCGTCTACCATATCCTGGAGGGCAGCATCGAGCTGCTGCTCGTCAACGCACAGCACGTCAAGGCCGTCCCCGGGCGAAAGACGGACGTCCGCGACTGCCAGTGGATCGCGCAGCTGTTGGAGCACGGCTTGCTCCGCGCGAGTTTTGTCCCCCCGGCCCCGTTCCGCGAGCTGCGTGAGTTGACCCGCTCTCGGCGGCAGCTCATCCAGGAACACACCCGCGAGGCCAATCGGGTCCAGAAGGTGCTCGAAACGGCGAACATCAAGCTCGGCGACGTGGCGGCGGATGTGCTCGGCGCCTCCGGGCGTGCGATGCTCAAGGCGCTCGTGGCCGGGGAGCGCGATACGGAGAAGCTCGCCGCCCTGGCGCGGGGCCGCTTGCGCGACAAGGCCGCCCAGCTGCGGGAGGCATTGGTCGGGCGAGTCACCGACCACCACGCCTTCCTGCTCGACGCCCTGCTGAGTCACATCGACTTCCTCGAACAGCAGATCGAGCTGTTCGATGGGCGGATCGAGGAGCAGACGCGCCCCTACGCCACCGCGCTGGAGCGCCTCGACACCATCACCGGCGTGGCTCGGCGCAGCGCCGAGCAGATTCTCGCCGAGCTGGGTGACGACATGACCCGGTTTCCGACCGCCGGCCATGCCGCCTCGTGGGCCGGGATCTGCCCGGGTAACCACGAGAGTGCCGGGAAGCGAAAATCCGGCAAGACTCGCAAGGGGGACCGCTGGTTGCGCGCGACGCTCGTCGAGTGCGCCCGAGGCGCCGTCCGCGCCAAGAAGAGTTACTTGGCGGCCCAGTACCACCGGCTTGCACGCCGCCGCGGCGACAAGACAGCTATCGTCGCCGTGGGCCACTCGATCCTCGTCGCGGCCTGGCACATCCTCCGAGAGGGCGTGCCCTACCGGGACCTCGGAGGCGATCATTTCGGCCGGCTCAACCGAGAGCAGCTCGTCCGTTACCACACCCGGCGGCTCGCCGACCTCGGCGTCGTGGTCCCGCCTGCTTCCGCAGCAATACCTGCGTGA
- a CDS encoding nucleotidyl transferase AbiEii/AbiGii toxin family protein produces MFREILTGPQQALLELLSRIAEVRSFYLAGGTALALHLGHRRSRDLDFFSAAQFLPQDLLSRLRAAGEPTVLQEASGTLSVMLGGVPTSFFHYDYPLLRPPVESPWGLPLADPQDIAAMKLSALAGRGSRKDFVDLYVYARNLAPLEEALACFREKYRGVTVDPYHLLRSLTYFEDAEAEAMPEVLGGPTWEEVKAFFRAEATRLFRALP; encoded by the coding sequence GTGTTTCGAGAAATCCTCACTGGACCACAGCAGGCCCTTCTGGAACTACTGAGCCGGATCGCCGAGGTCCGGAGCTTCTACCTCGCCGGGGGCACGGCCCTGGCGCTCCACCTCGGCCACCGCCGGTCCCGGGACCTCGATTTCTTCAGCGCGGCGCAGTTCCTGCCCCAGGATCTCCTCTCGCGGCTCCGCGCGGCCGGAGAGCCGACCGTCCTCCAGGAAGCGTCTGGGACGCTGAGCGTCATGCTGGGCGGCGTCCCCACGAGCTTCTTCCACTACGACTACCCCCTGCTCCGCCCCCCCGTGGAATCGCCCTGGGGCCTTCCGCTGGCCGATCCCCAGGACATCGCCGCCATGAAGCTGTCGGCGCTGGCCGGCCGCGGCTCGCGCAAGGACTTCGTGGACCTGTACGTGTATGCCCGAAACCTCGCTCCCCTCGAGGAGGCCTTGGCGTGCTTCCGCGAGAAGTACCGGGGCGTCACGGTGGACCCGTATCACTTGCTGAGGAGCCTGACCTACTTCGAGGATGCGGAGGCCGAGGCCATGCCCGAGGTGCTGGGGGGACCGACATGGGAGGAGGTCAAGGCCTTCTTCCGCGCCGAGGCGACGCGCCTGTTCCGCGCCCTCCCGTAG
- a CDS encoding type II toxin-antitoxin system RelE/ParE family toxin yields MADLRWSLTAEADLRAIEDFIAKDSVLHAVNFIDRLIEAADPLTPAPQIGRVVPEFHRDDLRELLFRGYRIVYQVRDETVTVLRVVHGARDLARLVRREPWIIE; encoded by the coding sequence ATGGCGGATCTCCGCTGGTCGCTGACGGCCGAGGCGGACCTGCGGGCGATCGAGGACTTCATTGCCAAGGATTCCGTGCTGCATGCGGTCAACTTCATCGATCGGCTGATCGAGGCGGCGGACCCGCTCACCCCCGCCCCCCAGATCGGGCGCGTGGTCCCCGAATTCCACCGAGACGACCTCCGGGAGCTGCTCTTTCGGGGCTATCGGATTGTCTATCAGGTGCGCGACGAGACGGTCACCGTGCTCCGAGTCGTACACGGGGCGCGGGACCTGGCCCGCCTGGTGCGCCGAGAGCCATGGATCATCGAGTGA
- a CDS encoding response regulator, which translates to MGKRVLVVDDEPWIAEILSDMLTDDGHEVDTADQGLLALGMVQLGAYDLILCDMRMPGLDGPGFYAELERSRPDLLGRILFVTGNRFTPEVEAFLDRTGAPCLPKPFSQEDVHRLTQELLRRGTESFSAEK; encoded by the coding sequence GTGGGCAAGCGGGTCCTCGTCGTCGACGACGAGCCGTGGATCGCCGAGATCCTGAGCGACATGCTCACCGACGACGGCCACGAGGTGGACACGGCCGACCAGGGGCTCCTGGCCCTCGGCATGGTGCAGCTGGGCGCCTACGATCTCATCCTCTGCGACATGCGGATGCCCGGGCTCGATGGCCCGGGCTTCTACGCCGAGCTCGAGCGATCGCGCCCGGATCTGCTGGGGCGCATTCTCTTCGTCACGGGGAATCGCTTCACCCCGGAGGTCGAGGCCTTCCTGGACCGAACCGGCGCGCCCTGTCTCCCGAAGCCCTTCAGCCAGGAAGACGTCCACCGTCTCACCCAGGAGCTACTCCGCCGCGGGACGGAGTCATTCAGCGCCGAGAAGTAG